The following are encoded together in the Anoplopoma fimbria isolate UVic2021 breed Golden Eagle Sablefish chromosome 9, Afim_UVic_2022, whole genome shotgun sequence genome:
- the LOC129095798 gene encoding CCN family member 1-like, producing MIIMAFLIYLTLLTTAVITQVTASCPAVCDCPDEPLACPPGVSAVPDGCGCCKVCAAQLNQDCGPVRPCDHHKGLECNYGNDVTVALGICRAKSEGRTCEYNGRIYQNGESFRAGCKHQCTCIDGAVGCAPLCTNKLPPASPSCPFPRLVRIPGQCCFSVDCHKGTWRLPPKHQAPPPQQHLPRLQHQPENELTNELAEVKSSGWESEHGYKHLPVWNHLKEKCPVQTTDWSQCSSSCGMGVSSRITNKNPQCKLERETRICTVRHCRGLTVPAKKGKKCTPTQKAPEPIRLSYGECVSARLYRPNYCGVCADGRCCSPRRTRTVPVTFVCPDGERFRRSAMFIQSCKCSDDCGHLNEVALPPQQWMYGDTHQFTD from the exons atgaTAATCATGGCATTTCTGATCTACCTGACCCTACTGACAACAGCCGTCATCACACAG GTGACTGCTAGCTGCCCAGCAGTGTGCGACTGCCCCGACGAGCCCCTGGCCTGCCCTCCAGGAGTGAGCGCCGTGCCAGACGGATGTGGGTGCTGCAAGGTGTGTGCCGCACAGCTTAACCAGGACTGCGGCCCTGTGAGGCCTTGCGACCACCACAAAGGGCTGGAGTGTAACTACGGCAACGATGTGACCGTGGCCCTGGGCATCTGTcgag CAAAATCAGAGGGACGCACGTGCGAGTACAACGGTAGGATCTACCAGAACGGCGAGAGCTTCCGGGCCGGCTGTAAACACCAGTGCACCTGCATCGACGGCGCCGTCGGCTGCGCCCCCCTCTGCACCAACAAGCTGCCCCCGGCCTCTCCCTCCTGCCCCTTCCCACGGCTGGTCAGGATCCCCGGGCAGTGCTGCTTCAGCGTGGACTGCCACAAGGGCACCTGGCGGCTCCCACCTAAGCATCAG GCGCCTCCACCACAACAGCACCTGCCCAGACTTCAGCACCAGCCGGAAAATGAGCTGACCAACGAGCTCGCAGAGGTCAAGTCCAGCGGCTGGGAGAGCGAACACGGCTACAAACACCTGCCTG TATGGAACCATCTGAAGGAGAAGTGTCCAGTTCAGACCACGGACTGGTCCCAGTGCTCCAGCAGCTGTGGGATGGGCGTGTCCTCTCGCATCACCAACAAGAACCCTCAGTGcaagctggagagagagacgaggatCTGCACCGTGCGGCACTGCCGCGGCCTGACGGTCCCCGCCAAG AAAGGGAAGAAGTGCACCCCGACCCAGAAGGCCCCGGAGCCCATCCGCCTGTCCTACGGAGAGTGTGTGAGCGCCCGCCTCTACCGACCCAACTACTGCGGCGTGTGTGCGGACGGACGGTGCTGCTCGCCGCGCCGCACGCGCACTGTACCCGTGACCTTCGTCTGCCCGGACGGCGAGCGCTTCCGGAGGTCGGCCATGTTCATCCAGTCGTGTAAATGCAGCGACGACTGCGGCCACCTCAACGAAGTGGCCCTCCCTCCACAGCAGTGGATGTATGGAGACACACACCAGTTCACAGACTAG
- the LOC129095797 gene encoding ATP-dependent RNA helicase DDX39A-like — protein MAETDVDNELLDYEEDEEPQGAPESGTPANKKEVKGSYVSIHSSGFRDFLLKPELLRAIVDCGFEHPSEVQHECIPQAILGMDILCQAKSGMGKTAVFVLATLQQIEPVDGQVSVLVMCHTRELAFQISKEYERFSKYMPTVKVSVFFGGLAIKKDEEVLKKNCPHIVVGTPGRTLALIRNKTLNVKNIKHFVLDECDRMLEQLDMRRDVQEIFRVTPHEKQVMMFSATLSKDIRPVCRKFMQDPMEVFVDDETKLTLHGLQQYYCKLKDSEKNRKLFDLLDVLEFNQVVIFVKSVHRCVALSQLLVEQNFPAIAIHRGMAQEERLSRYQQFKDFQRRILVATNLFGRGMDIERVNIVFNYDMPEDSDTYLHRVARAGRFGTKGLAVTFVSDETDAKTLNDVQDRFEVNVAELPEEIDISSYIEQSR, from the exons ATGGCAGAAACCGACGTTGATAATGAACTTTTGGActatgaggaggatgaggagccCCAGGGAGCCCCTGAGAGTGGGACCCCAGCAAACAAGAAGGAAGTGAAGGGGTCCTACGTTTCCATCCACAGCTCAGGCTTCAGAGACTTTCTCCTGAAACCAGAGCTGCTCCGGGCCATTGTCGACTGTGGTTTTGAGCATCCCTCAGAAG tcCAACATGAGTGTATCCCACAAGCTATCCTTGGCATGGACATCCTGTGTCAGGCCAAGTCTGGTATGGGAAAGACAGCAGTGTTTGTACTGGCCACCTTGCAACAGATAGAACCTGTGGATGGTCAG GTGTCTGTCCTTGTAATGTGCCACACGCGAGAGTTGGCCTTCCAGATCAGCAAGGAGTACGAGCGCTTCTCCAAGTACATGCCCACTGTCAAGGTGTCGGTGTTCTTCGGCGGCCTGGCCATCAAGAAAGACGAGGAAGTCCTGAAGAAGAACTGCCCTCACATTGTCGTAGGAACTCCAGGACGCACCCTGGCGCTCATCCGCAACAAGACCCTCAACGTGAAGAACATCAAACACTTTGTGCTTGACGAGTGCGATAGGATGCTGGAGCAGCTGG ACATGAGGCGTGACGTCCAGGAGATCTTCCGGGTGACCCCCCATGAGAAACAGGTTATGATGTTCAGTGCCACGCTAAGCAAAGACATCCGCCCTGTCTGTCGCAAGTTCATGCAGGAT CCCATGGAAGTGTTTGTGGATGACGAGACCAAGCTGACGCTCCACGGATTACAGCAGTACTACTGCAAGTTGAAGGACAGCGAGAAGAACCGAAAGCTTTTTGACCTGCTGGATGTCCTCGAGTTCAACCAG GTGGTGATCTTTGTTAAGTCAGTGCATCGCTGTGTGGCTCTGTCCCAGCTGCTGGTGGAGCAGAATTTCCCCGCCATCGCCATCCACAGGGGCATGGCGCAGGAGGAGAG GTTATCTCGGTACCAGCAGTTTAAAGACTTCCAGCGGCGAATCCTTGTCGCCACCAACCTGTTTGGCCGAGGCATGGACATTGAGCGAGTCAACATCGTCTTCAACTACGACATGCCAGAGGATTCTGACACATACCTTCACAGA GTGGCCCGCGCTGGCAGGTTTGGGACCAAAGGCCTGGCCGTCACCTTCGTGTCTGACGAGACCGACGCCAAGACCCTGAACGACGTCCAAGACCGCTTTGAGGTCAACGTAGCAGAGCTACCAGAGGAGATCGATATCTCCTCCTACA ttgaACAGTCCAGATGA